In a genomic window of Thiolapillus brandeum:
- a CDS encoding PqqD family protein: MHEEDNLNLHPDILFRAVPPEGVLVDQRVPSVMVVNATGLRMLEMIREKGSRKAVILALADEYEALAETISADVDAFLDDLRSRDMLS; encoded by the coding sequence ATGCATGAAGAAGACAACTTGAACCTGCACCCGGATATCCTGTTTCGCGCAGTGCCTCCGGAAGGCGTATTGGTGGATCAGCGGGTGCCTTCCGTGATGGTCGTCAATGCGACGGGCCTGCGCATGCTGGAGATGATTCGTGAGAAGGGTTCCCGAAAGGCGGTGATTCTTGCCCTGGCCGACGAGTATGAGGCGCTAGCAGAGACCATAAGTGCCGATGTGGATGCCTTTCTCGACGACCTGCGCAGCCGGGACATGCTCAGCTGA